One Mycobacteriales bacterium DNA segment encodes these proteins:
- a CDS encoding hemerythrin domain-containing protein, protein MPDITSLILDEHTWFREQFAALDDVQARSPLDVDSVRGLWGPLAARLDVHAIAEEQIFYPQLLAKGEDPEAETLDAIGDHNDIRDGLHSAARHPVGTDEWWDAVGQARAANDEHMAEEEREGLADFRLHAPAGLREALGARFAEFLAAHPTPEGLDVSDKDPAGYVHTIESNEANAVAADAAAVSDEDGSRDVSLGIGSLRGR, encoded by the coding sequence GTGCCGGACATCACCTCGCTCATCCTCGACGAGCACACCTGGTTCCGGGAGCAGTTCGCCGCGCTGGACGACGTGCAAGCCCGCAGCCCGCTCGATGTCGACTCGGTGCGCGGCCTCTGGGGGCCGCTCGCCGCGCGGCTGGACGTGCACGCCATCGCCGAAGAGCAGATCTTCTACCCGCAGCTGCTGGCCAAGGGTGAGGACCCCGAGGCGGAGACCCTCGATGCCATCGGCGATCACAACGACATCCGCGACGGCCTGCACAGCGCGGCGCGTCACCCGGTCGGCACCGACGAGTGGTGGGACGCGGTCGGGCAGGCCCGCGCGGCCAACGACGAACACATGGCCGAAGAGGAACGCGAAGGGCTGGCCGATTTCCGGCTCCATGCCCCGGCCGGGCTCCGTGAGGCCCTGGGCGCCCGGTTCGCCGAGTTCCTCGCCGCGCACCCCACCCCTGAGGGTCTGGACGTTTCTGACAAGGATCCCGCCGGGTACGTCCACACCATCGAGAGCAATGAGGCCAATGCGGTCGCGGCGGACGCCGCCGCCGTCAGCGACGAGGACGGTAGCCGCGATGTGTCGCTGGGTATCGGCAGCCTGAGAGGACGATGA
- a CDS encoding VOC family protein: MHKSRIGGVFIDHPPSSFQASLEFWRAATGRPPPDQPSGDDTYQPVGLFGGQLLIELQQVGVETRPRVHLDVDTDDVEAEVRRLESLGATRLESYDDGRYWQMADPGGLVFCVIPPHTLDFEEQATTWP, from the coding sequence GTGCATAAGAGTCGTATCGGCGGGGTCTTCATCGACCACCCGCCGTCGTCCTTCCAGGCGAGCCTGGAGTTCTGGCGGGCGGCGACCGGCCGGCCGCCCCCCGATCAGCCATCCGGCGATGACACATACCAGCCGGTCGGCCTGTTCGGGGGCCAGCTCCTCATCGAGCTGCAGCAGGTGGGGGTCGAAACCCGACCCCGTGTACACCTCGACGTCGACACCGACGACGTGGAGGCGGAGGTACGCCGGCTGGAGAGCCTCGGAGCAACCCGGCTGGAGAGCTACGACGATGGCCGCTACTGGCAGATGGCCGACCCCGGAGGTCTGGTGTTCTGCGTGATACCCCCGCACACCCTGGACTTCGAGGAGCAGGCGACGACCTGGCCGTGA
- a CDS encoding family 1 encapsulin nanocompartment shell protein, with product MTASDHLLRDLAPIPSKAWKVVDDEARDRLTPLLSARRLADWSGSGGWEHDAMPLGRTANLDSPPGAADAAAGATRGVRARQRRVLPLTEVRVPFTVARAEIDDIQRGALDPDFDDLDRAAHAAALIENRAVFHGWAAAGIEGIATASSHSGAELGTDCGRYPDVVAVAVDRLRSAGVEGPYTLALSPALYTRIIETTEHGGYLLLDHLTRILGGTVLWTPGIDGAVVASQRGGDFLLDVGQDISIGYSHHDTDQVHLYLEESFTFRVVEPDAAVALA from the coding sequence ATGACCGCATCCGACCATCTGCTCCGCGATCTGGCGCCGATCCCGTCCAAGGCCTGGAAGGTCGTCGACGACGAGGCCCGCGATCGGCTCACCCCGTTGCTCAGTGCCCGCCGGCTGGCTGACTGGAGCGGTTCCGGTGGCTGGGAGCACGACGCCATGCCGCTCGGACGCACCGCCAACCTTGACTCACCGCCGGGCGCCGCGGATGCGGCCGCCGGCGCTACGCGCGGGGTCAGGGCCCGGCAACGGCGGGTGCTGCCGCTGACCGAGGTGCGAGTGCCCTTCACCGTCGCCCGTGCGGAGATCGACGACATCCAGCGCGGTGCGCTCGACCCCGATTTCGACGACCTCGACCGCGCTGCCCACGCCGCAGCCCTGATCGAGAATCGGGCGGTGTTCCACGGCTGGGCCGCCGCCGGCATCGAGGGCATCGCGACGGCGTCGTCCCATTCCGGCGCCGAGCTCGGCACGGACTGCGGCCGCTACCCGGACGTCGTCGCGGTCGCCGTCGACCGGCTGCGCAGCGCCGGCGTCGAAGGCCCGTACACGTTGGCACTGAGTCCGGCGCTCTACACGCGGATCATCGAAACCACCGAGCACGGCGGCTATCTGCTGCTTGACCACCTCACCCGCATTCTCGGTGGCACGGTGCTCTGGACGCCCGGCATCGACGGTGCCGTCGTCGCCAGCCAGCGTGGCGGAGACTTCCTGCTCGACGTCGGGCAGGACATCTCCATCGGCTACAGCCACCACGACACCGACCAGGTCCACCTCTACCTCGAGGAGTCGTTCACCTTCCGCGTCGTCGAACCCGATGCGGCCGTCGCGCTGGCCTGA